AGAAATTGCATCTCTCCGCCACCCTCAGATTCTCCCTTTCCGTTACTCAAACCCTTCTCCTCCGTCCGATTCCACCTGATCCTTCCCCGGAACCGAAGTCCTTTAACCGTAATTTAATCAAAGTTTATTACCTAACCGCGTAACCAACCAACCAACCCGGTCACAACCTGCAAACCAAACAGGTTCGTttaattcttcttcttcttcttcttacacaTTCGGTTCTGTCTCTCCCCTCCTCGATCAGAGGATCTAGTAGTGATTCGTGTCTCTCTTGTAGAAAAAGAACAATGGATTCAGATTTGGAGCCAGTAGCTCTCACACCACAGAAACAAGACAGTGCATGGAAGCACTGCGAGGTCTACAAATACGGAGACCGAGTCCAGATGAGATGTCTCTACTGCAAGAAGATGTTCAAAGGAGGCGGCATCACCCGCGTCAAGGAGCACCTCGCCGGCAAGAAAGGCCAAGGCACCATCTGCGACCAAGTCCCCGAGGAGGTCCGTCTCTTCCTCCAGCAGTGCATCGACGGCACCGTGAGGCGTCAGAGGAAGAGGCGGAGGTCCAGCGCTGAGCCTCTGCCTATCGCTTACTTCCCTCCGGAAGAGACTCAGGTCGTCGAGGGCTCTTACGTGAACAACGGGGAAGTAGTTGCAGCTGGTGGTGGACAGAGCTCGGGGAGGACGAAGCAGAGGACTTACAGGAGTAGGAAGAACATTGTAGAGAGAAGTGAGTTGGCTAATGTTGAGGATTTGATTGGTGGAGATATGGATAATCTGATCCCTGTTGCTATTAGTAGTGTTAAGAACATTGTGCATCCTTCTTCGAAGGACCGTGAGAAGACGGTTCACATGGCGATTGGGAGGTTCTTGTTTGATATAGGAGCTGACTTTGACGCTGTGAACTCTGTTAACTTCCAGCCGTTGGTCGATGCGATTGTTTCCGGAGGGTTTGGTGTTTCTCTGCCTGCTAATGAAGACATCAAAAGTTGGATTTTGAAGAGCTGCGTAGAGGAAGTGAAGAAAGATATCGACGAGTGCAGGCCCCTGTGGAAGAGGACAGGCTGTTCTGTTTTAGTCCAGGAATCGAATAAAGTACTTAACTTCTTGGTTCACTGTCCGGAGAAAGTAGTGTTCCTGAGATCCTTTGATGCCTCAGAGATACTCACTTCTGATgctgctgatgatgatgatgatgataagttGTGTGAGGTGCTTAAGGAGGTGGTTGAGGAGATAGGAGACACCAACGTCGTTCAAGTGATCACCAAATGCGAAGACCATTACGTCTCCGCAGGGAAGAAGCTGATGGAAGCCTATCCTTCTCTCTACTGGGTTCCTTGCGCTGCACACTGCGTAGACAAGATGCTCGAAGAGTTCGGGAAGATAGACTGGATAAGAGAAATCATCGAGCAAGCAAGAACCGTCACGAGGATCATCTACAACCACAGCGGCGTCTTGAACCTCATGAAGAAGTTCACTTACGGCAACGACATTCTCCAGCCAGCTTTCACCACTTACTCCACTAACTTCGCAACTATGGCGAGGATCGCTGAGCTAAAGCCTCATTTGCAGGCGATGGTGACATCATCCGAGTGGAACGAGTGTTCGTACTCAAAAGAAGCTGGTGGTTTAGCGATGACTGAGACCATCAACGACGAGAGTTTCTGGAAGGCGTTGACGTTGGCGAACAATATAACGGTTCCTCTTTTGCGCGTTTTAAGGATTGTTTGTTCTGTGAGGAGGCCTGGGATGGGGTATGTCTATGCGGCAGTGTATAGAGCGAAGGAAGCGATTAAGACGCATCTTGTTCACAGGGAGGATTACATGGTCTTCTGGAAGATTATAGATAAGTGGTGGTTGCAGCAGCAGCGTCTTCCTTTGCATGCTGCTGGTTTCTATCTTAACCCCAAGTTCTTCTACAACATTGGGGAAGAGATGCGTAGCGAGATACACTTAGCTGTGGTTGATTGCATAGAGAAGTTGGTTCCTGAAGATACTATTCAAGATATAATAGGAAAGGACATTAACTCTTACAAGAATGCTGTTGGGATCTTTGGAAGGAACTTAGCAATCAGAGCTCGAGACACAATGCTTCCTGGTACGCCATTGAATCTCATGAAAGTGTTTTGATAAGTACTTAAAACATGTTTTGGTTGTTTTTAGCTGAGTGGTGGTCTACGTATGGAGAAAGCTGCTTGAACCTGTCACGATTTGCTATACGTCTTCTGAGTCAGACATGCAGCTCATTGGTTGGCTCTGGGAGAAACCTGACACCTTTGAAGAAAGTATATGAATCCAAGAACTCCATTGAGAGACAGCGTCTTAGTGATCTTGTGTTTGTTCAGTACAACATGCGTCTCAGAAGACTGTAAGTTGAAATCATTTTGCTTCTTCTCAATCACAAGTCACAACTAAAAAGGTTATCTGTCTCTTTCAGGGGGGTTGAAAGCGGAGATGACAATGCAGACCCGTTATCACAGAGCAACATGGAGCTTCTTGAAGACTGGGTTTCAAGAAACCAAGTTTGTATAGAAGGAAATGGAAGCTCGGACTGGAAGTCACTCGAGTCCTTTAAGAGGACAGAAGTAGCAGCGGTTGTCATCGATGAAACAGAAGACTTGGGGACAGGTAAAATAATAAAGCGTTCACAAAATAGAATCTAGTTATTGGAGATAGAATAATTGGTGTGACAAGTGTTTTAAATAATGGGAATGTGTGGAACAGGTTTCGATGATGGAGAGATATTCAAGGGAGAAAAGGAAGTGAGTGATGAAGGTTATTTCACAAACATATCGGAGAAGCTGTTCACGTGAACTCACTAAGAAGAAtctctcttgtttttttgtGTAATAATAGGGTTTGTTTGATTTGGAGAAACATTTGTGATTTTCTCCTCTTAGGGGCTTGGTTTGTTTGTATTCTATATAGTTTTTACTAATTGATGCTGTGTCCCCATAATTACTGAGCATGCATTTCTTCTCTATTTAGTGACTCCATCCAAAACCATTCAGAcattttgattgttttatgtttttttttttgaggtttTGTCCAATCTCCATAATGATTAATTGTTTCACAATTTATCTTCTGTTTTCTgtctatttatattttgataatggTTTATGGACTAATCTTGATTCTTGAAATATGTGAAAAGAAGGAAGAGACCACAGTTAAATTCAGAACCTAGTTTGCAACATTTTATCATTAACTGGTTAATAATGTATGGTTTAAGGTTGTGTGGTTATCAAGAAGGCATATATCATATAAAGAGCCTTATCCTCTAAACTTAATGATAAGTTTGGTTGGTGTTGTgaggagagaagaaagaaaatggATGGGCTTAGCCATATCGGTCTCCCTGTTCTGGGAATACTCGCAGTCTCCGTTGTCACGTTCTACGCCGTCAGCTTCGCTGAGATCAGAGAGGTTAGACCGTGTTATGAAACATAATCTTGTTTTAAGTGTCTGAGTAGAAGAAAAGATCATCAAGACAAATCTTGTTCTTGGTTTTTGGGAATGTGCAGAAATCGTTTAAAGATTTGTACGACTCGGAGAATGGAGAGGGAGCAGGGTTCAAGACTTCACTAAGTTCCAGAGAGAGGAGATTGAAAAGAGAAGCAAATAAAAAACGTCCTCGTTCTTGAAACCCAGGGTGATGGATGGTTGATGATtcgtggtttttttttttttttttgcataaggATTTGATGATTCGTGTTCCATAACGTAAGCATGATGTTCTTTAGTAGATGTTCTATAATCACAATTCTCTGTTTCTGCAGTGGTCTATGTATTTCGTTTTCAAGTTCGAGTGCACTAAATTCCATTTGAGTCATTCTGGTCCGTGGGTTGGTTAGCCGCGTACCGAACCATATAGTCCAGTCTCTGGCCGTCGCTAGTTTAGGCCATTAACCACAAGTTCATGTAGCTGCAAGCCTGCAAAGTCACTATCTCAGAAACTGTTTTTgacttttaaaaacaatatctaTTTATGTCTCTGTATCTTTGGTTTGTTCAGATCACATTCACAGTcttattgttgttgtttattCATTCCATTTCCACCGAGTCGAATGCACTACATAACTAGACTTGTGTATTCGAAACAACAGATCCAGTCTTTGGAAAATAAAAGATACACTACACCTATTATGGTTCTGACACTTATTGCATATAACTGGAAACAATGACTCTGCTTCTCACTTCTTTTGCTGAGTCTTGAGTTCTTTAACCATCTCTTCTGTTGCCTTCAACGCTTTCCCATAGATAGTAATCAACTGAAACAATGGTAAGAAGCCAAATAGGAAGATTGTAAAACAAAAGGAGACTTTTAGGGAACTGGACACAAGATTTATCAGACAAATGTATCAATCAAGATTGGTAATTAACCTCATTAATCTCTTCAGGTGAGATAATGAGCGGTGGACACATCATTATGAGATCCCCTGCAACACGGACTATCATCCCCTGCTTCTTGCATTCGGCTGCAAAGTATTCGCCAACACCTGTAAGcatcaaaaatgaaaaaaaaaaagggtcgATGCCGTCTTTTAGTATGTGTAAGTAAAAAACTTTGACACTGTCTTCAAATGGTTTACCCCATTCTGGTGGAAACGGTTCGTGTGCCGATTTATTTTCTGTAAACTCAGTCGCGAGAATCAAACCAGTTCCTCTGATCTGAAAACCAAATGTCCAAATGGCTCAGTCATACTTCAGAAGTAAAAGAACTCATTAGTGAGTAAAATAAAGCGCACCTCTCCAATAATAGGACTAGTGGAGAAAGCTCTAAGACCTTCTTGAAACCTTGTGGAAACTCTGTTTACATGTTCTGGTATGTTCCTCTCCCTGCAATATGAATTGATCGTCAAGAAAGTACATATAAGTTAGAGTATACACAAATTCACGTCCCCGTGCCATTGTGCACTACAAGGTTTGATATTCTAACGAAACTGTAAAGAATGTGTGATATATTTGAgttttattaatgaaaaaaatacagTTTTTCAACTCACTTATAGATCTTTAACGCTTCAATTGCTACAGCACATGAAACTGGATGACCAGAATAAGTAAACCCATGCGCAAAAGTACCTGAAtataaacaacattttaagatcAGGATATATAACTCCTTGGTGAACATAATACTAATACATACCTATCTTGTTGCTTTGAGAATAAATAACATCTGCCACTTCTTGACTCACAAGAACGGCTCCAATCGGCACATATGCTGAAGACAATGCCTGCATATTATTACTAACAGTTATTAAATGTTGCAAGTCTACTAACCAGCTCGGAAAATCTCACCTTAGCTAAGGACACAAGATCTGGTTTGATGTTGTATTTGTCACATCCAAACATTGTCCCAAGCCTTCCAAATGCACATATCACCTTAAAAGAAagttcaaacaaaataaaatggttaatgatatattttcttcttgATAGATTTTTGGAGTTAATATGTGTGGACATGATAGTAATATTGATTACACATGTACCTCATCAGCAATGAACAAGATATCATATTTCTTAAGAACAGCTTGGACCTGTTGC
This is a stretch of genomic DNA from Brassica napus cultivar Da-Ae unplaced genomic scaffold, Da-Ae ScsIHWf_2046;HRSCAF=2696, whole genome shotgun sequence. It encodes these proteins:
- the LOC125574816 gene encoding uncharacterized protein LOC125574816, producing the protein MDSDLEPVALTPQKQDSAWKHCEVYKYGDRVQMRCLYCKKMFKGGGITRVKEHLAGKKGQGTICDQVPEEVRLFLQQCIDGTVRRQRKRRRSSAEPLPIAYFPPEETQVVEGSYVNNGEVVAAGGGQSSGRTKQRTYRSRKNIVERSELANVEDLIGGDMDNLIPVAISSVKNIVHPSSKDREKTVHMAIGRFLFDIGADFDAVNSVNFQPLVDAIVSGGFGVSLPANEDIKSWILKSCVEEVKKDIDECRPLWKRTGCSVLVQESNKVLNFLVHCPEKVVFLRSFDASEILTSDAADDDDDDKLCEVLKEVVEEIGDTNVVQVITKCEDHYVSAGKKLMEAYPSLYWVPCAAHCVDKMLEEFGKIDWIREIIEQARTVTRIIYNHSGVLNLMKKFTYGNDILQPAFTTYSTNFATMARIAELKPHLQAMVTSSEWNECSYSKEAGGLAMTETINDESFWKALTLANNITVPLLRVLRIVCSVRRPGMGYVYAAVYRAKEAIKTHLVHREDYMVFWKIIDKWWLQQQRLPLHAAGFYLNPKFFYNIGEEMRSEIHLAVVDCIEKLVPEDTIQDIIGKDINSYKNAVGIFGRNLAIRARDTMLPAEWWSTYGESCLNLSRFAIRLLSQTCSSLVGSGRNLTPLKKVYESKNSIERQRLSDLVFVQYNMRLRRLGVESGDDNADPLSQSNMELLEDWVSRNQVCIEGNGSSDWKSLESFKRTEVAAVVIDETEDLGTGFDDGEIFKGEKEVSDEGYFTNISEKLFT
- the LOC125599879 gene encoding uncharacterized protein LOC125599879, translated to MDGLSHIGLPVLGILAVSVVTFYAVSFAEIREKSFKDLYDSENGEGAGFKTSLSSRERRLKREANKKRPRS